From the genome of Paracoccus seriniphilus, one region includes:
- a CDS encoding polysaccharide biosynthesis/export family protein, protein MMAAMTLLAACALPRSGPSKNEIYAGAVERGGNANIIYVNDHVNRATNFTPAYGFSAAFRNAGQVGADEIRPGDVLGLSVWENVDDGLLTSLGASSTSLQEIQVDSGGYIFVPYAGRIRAAGNSPEQLRQIITDRLSAQTPDPQVTVTRVAGNGATVSVMGKVMAQGVYPIERPTRTLSAMLAGAGGVSIEPEVAVVTVKRGNTQGKVWLTDLYSSRSNDIALRPGDIILVEEDQRSFTALGALGGQTRVPLGNELISAVEALAMVGGLNTTLADPTGVFILRDEPESVASKVLGKPVYGTQRMAYVLDLTRPNGLFLARDFLIRDGDMIYVTEAPFVQWNKRLQAITGSLDSVDTATSIGD, encoded by the coding sequence ATGATGGCGGCAATGACCTTACTGGCCGCATGTGCGCTTCCACGTTCCGGGCCGAGCAAGAACGAGATCTATGCGGGGGCGGTCGAACGCGGCGGCAATGCGAATATCATCTATGTCAACGACCACGTGAACCGCGCCACGAATTTCACACCCGCCTACGGGTTTTCTGCCGCCTTCCGGAATGCCGGTCAGGTCGGCGCAGACGAAATCCGTCCCGGCGACGTGTTGGGCCTGTCGGTCTGGGAAAACGTCGATGATGGTCTGCTGACCTCGCTGGGAGCAAGCTCGACTTCCCTGCAGGAAATTCAGGTCGATAGCGGCGGCTATATCTTTGTTCCCTATGCCGGACGCATTCGCGCAGCCGGCAACAGCCCCGAGCAGCTTCGCCAGATCATCACCGATCGGCTGAGCGCACAGACACCGGACCCGCAGGTCACCGTGACCCGCGTCGCAGGCAATGGCGCAACGGTGTCGGTGATGGGCAAGGTGATGGCACAGGGTGTCTATCCGATCGAACGTCCGACGCGCACGCTTTCGGCCATGCTGGCCGGCGCTGGCGGTGTTTCGATTGAACCCGAGGTCGCCGTGGTGACCGTCAAACGCGGCAACACCCAGGGTAAGGTCTGGTTGACCGATCTCTACAGCAGCCGCTCCAATGACATTGCGCTGCGTCCGGGCGACATCATTCTGGTCGAAGAGGATCAGCGCAGCTTTACCGCGCTTGGCGCGTTGGGTGGCCAGACCCGCGTGCCGCTTGGAAATGAATTGATCAGCGCTGTCGAGGCCCTGGCCATGGTCGGCGGACTCAATACCACCCTGGCCGACCCGACGGGCGTATTCATCTTGCGCGACGAGCCGGAATCGGTTGCCTCGAAGGTTCTGGGCAAGCCGGTCTATGGCACCCAGCGCATGGCCTATGTTCTGGATCTGACACGTCCCAACGGGCTGTTCCTTGCCCGCGACTTCCTGATCCGCGATGGCGACATGATCTATGTCACCGAGGCACCCTTCGTGCAGTGGAACAAGCGTCTGCAGGCCATCACGGGCAGCCTGGACTCGGTCGACACGGCGACCAGCATCGGGGACTGA
- a CDS encoding capsular polysaccharide biosynthesis protein: MGLNDKTAAGDEPRRLYAYNGGFWTKPRLRRILQLAGWRLALGIPRSESDCVAIWGNSPTAWRGRHMAQRAGARLLTVEDAFLRSVLPGRAHGPLARRGPIGLLLDPHGVHFDPGRPSLIETHVQRDHGPELLARARQGIARLQSFHLSKYNAHDPQIVPPSDGYVLVVDQTRGDASLMGADRQRFLTMLATARAEHPGKAILLKTHPETAAGLRGGHLTRDDLKEGDLFCDWAISPWALLRHAAAVYSVSSLLGYEAMLAGHRPRLFGLPFYAGWGQSDDEMSLPEGRRGRAGLEDLFCASHLTAPLWYDPCLDRLTDFETALNQLEAETATYRQDRDGHLAYGIRIWKRRFIAAAFGDAKPVKFTRKPGPDVTLCWANRISEVPQATRVEDGFLRSRGLGAELTPPLSLVADDLGIYYDPTSESRLERLIARVVPPGGEKRARALIDAIAAARLTKYNLDGPGFTLPPDHPQPVILVPGQVEDDASIRLGAGAVNSNLELLSRTRALNPEACLIYKPHPDVEAGLRPGAVPEAKLAELADHVAIRASAVSLLEQVDEVWTMTSTLGFEALMRGIPVTVFGAPFYAGWGLTRDLGPVPERRRARPGLEALVHACLIAYPRYRDPVTGLPCSPETIIHRLADSSLTSRGNGLRALAKLQGAMSGHSWIWRR, from the coding sequence ATGGGCCTGAACGATAAAACAGCCGCCGGGGATGAACCCCGGCGGCTGTATGCATATAACGGCGGCTTCTGGACCAAACCCCGGCTACGCAGGATTCTGCAACTGGCGGGCTGGCGGCTGGCCCTTGGCATTCCGCGCTCGGAATCCGACTGCGTGGCAATCTGGGGCAACAGTCCGACGGCATGGCGTGGTCGCCATATGGCGCAGAGAGCCGGTGCCCGGCTGTTGACCGTCGAAGACGCCTTTCTGCGCTCGGTCCTGCCCGGTCGCGCCCATGGTCCGCTGGCGCGTCGCGGCCCGATCGGCCTGCTTCTTGATCCCCATGGCGTGCATTTCGATCCCGGTCGGCCTTCGCTGATCGAAACCCATGTCCAGCGCGATCATGGGCCAGAATTGCTGGCGCGCGCGCGTCAGGGAATCGCGCGGCTGCAAAGCTTTCATCTGTCCAAATACAATGCCCACGATCCGCAGATCGTGCCGCCCTCGGACGGCTATGTTCTGGTCGTGGACCAGACACGGGGCGATGCTTCGCTGATGGGCGCCGACCGGCAGCGCTTTCTGACCATGCTGGCGACGGCGCGGGCCGAGCATCCGGGCAAGGCCATTCTGCTGAAAACCCATCCGGAAACGGCAGCGGGCCTGCGCGGCGGCCATCTGACCCGCGATGACCTGAAAGAGGGTGATCTGTTCTGCGACTGGGCCATCTCTCCCTGGGCTCTGCTGCGCCATGCCGCAGCCGTCTATTCGGTCAGTTCCCTTCTTGGGTATGAAGCGATGCTGGCCGGTCATCGCCCCCGTCTGTTCGGCCTGCCATTCTATGCGGGCTGGGGGCAAAGCGACGACGAGATGTCATTGCCCGAAGGGCGGCGCGGACGCGCCGGCTTGGAAGACCTGTTCTGCGCCAGCCATCTGACCGCGCCGCTCTGGTATGATCCCTGCCTTGATCGGCTGACCGATTTCGAGACGGCCTTGAACCAACTCGAAGCCGAGACAGCAACCTATCGACAGGATCGCGACGGGCATCTGGCCTATGGTATCCGGATCTGGAAACGGCGCTTCATTGCCGCGGCCTTCGGCGATGCCAAACCGGTGAAATTCACCCGAAAACCGGGACCGGATGTCACGCTGTGCTGGGCCAATCGGATTTCCGAAGTGCCCCAGGCCACACGCGTCGAAGACGGGTTCCTGCGCTCTCGTGGGTTGGGAGCAGAACTGACGCCACCGCTGTCGCTGGTCGCCGATGATCTGGGGATCTATTACGACCCGACATCCGAGAGCCGGCTGGAGCGCCTGATTGCCAGGGTCGTGCCCCCCGGCGGTGAAAAGCGCGCAAGGGCCCTGATCGATGCCATCGCGGCTGCGCGGCTGACGAAATACAATCTGGATGGCCCCGGATTCACCCTGCCGCCAGATCACCCGCAACCAGTCATCCTGGTGCCGGGGCAGGTCGAGGATGATGCCTCGATCCGACTGGGGGCCGGGGCGGTCAACAGCAATCTGGAACTTCTTTCCCGCACACGCGCGCTGAACCCCGAGGCCTGCCTGATCTACAAGCCCCATCCCGATGTCGAAGCCGGTCTGCGCCCCGGTGCCGTTCCCGAGGCAAAACTGGCGGAACTCGCCGATCACGTGGCGATCAGGGCTTCGGCCGTCTCCTTGCTGGAACAGGTCGATGAGGTCTGGACAATGACCTCGACCCTGGGGTTCGAGGCCCTGATGCGCGGCATTCCGGTGACCGTGTTCGGCGCACCCTTTTATGCCGGTTGGGGATTGACGCGAGATCTTGGGCCGGTGCCGGAACGGCGTCGTGCAAGGCCGGGACTGGAGGCGCTGGTGCATGCCTGCCTGATTGCCTATCCAAGATATCGCGATCCGGTCACCGGCCTGCCCTGTTCGCCCGAAACGATCATTCACCGCCTTGCCGACAGCAGCCTGACCTCACGGGGCAATGGACTGCGCGCATTGGCCAAGCTGCAGGGGGCTATGTCGGGGCACAGCTGGATCTGGCGGCGTTAG
- the ribD gene encoding bifunctional diaminohydroxyphosphoribosylaminopyrimidine deaminase/5-amino-6-(5-phosphoribosylamino)uracil reductase RibD has product MRHALRLARRGLGNVWPNPAVGCVLIRDGVVVGRGWTQSGGRPHAERVALAQAGDLARGATAYVTLEPCAHHGRTSPCSEALIAAGVSRVVSALTDPDPRVAGRGHAMLRAAGIDVTENVGADMARQAQVGFLSRMTRGRPYVTLKLATSFDGRIATSSGESKWITGEKTRQHVHALRAMHDAIMVGAGTARADRPSLNVRGFDVPRQPARVVVTHGALPDLPPEGPDFGPLWQVAGDIPGIMSDLAARGITRVFCEGGGQLAAGLIQAGVVDQLVGYTAGLVLGADGRPGMGSLTYAALADARRFRLAETRRIGPDLFHRWQAV; this is encoded by the coding sequence ATGCGCCATGCCCTGCGCCTGGCGAGGCGTGGATTGGGCAATGTCTGGCCCAATCCCGCCGTCGGCTGCGTGTTGATCCGCGATGGCGTGGTGGTTGGACGCGGCTGGACACAGTCCGGAGGGCGCCCCCATGCCGAACGTGTGGCCCTGGCGCAGGCGGGTGATCTGGCGCGGGGCGCGACGGCCTATGTGACGCTGGAGCCCTGCGCACATCACGGGCGGACCTCGCCCTGTTCCGAAGCCCTGATCGCCGCAGGTGTAAGCCGTGTGGTCAGCGCGCTGACCGATCCCGACCCGCGGGTGGCGGGGCGTGGCCATGCCATGCTGCGCGCGGCAGGAATAGATGTCACCGAAAATGTCGGGGCGGATATGGCCCGGCAGGCGCAGGTCGGTTTCCTGTCGCGCATGACCCGCGGCAGACCCTATGTCACCTTGAAACTCGCAACCAGCTTTGATGGACGCATTGCGACCTCTTCGGGGGAAAGCAAATGGATCACCGGCGAAAAGACCCGCCAGCATGTTCACGCCCTGCGGGCGATGCATGATGCGATCATGGTGGGCGCAGGAACAGCGCGGGCGGACCGGCCGTCGCTGAACGTGCGCGGTTTCGATGTCCCGCGACAGCCGGCGCGGGTCGTGGTGACACATGGCGCCTTGCCGGACCTGCCGCCTGAGGGGCCGGATTTCGGACCGCTTTGGCAGGTGGCTGGAGATATCCCCGGGATCATGTCCGATCTGGCCGCGCGCGGGATTACGCGGGTCTTTTGCGAAGGCGGCGGACAACTGGCCGCCGGGCTGATCCAGGCCGGAGTTGTCGATCAACTGGTCGGCTATACTGCGGGGCTTGTTCTGGGCGCTGACGGGCGGCCGGGCATGGGGTCGCTGACTTATGCGGCGCTGGCTGATGCCAGGCGTTTTCGGCTGGCAGAAACACGCCGGATCGGACCGGACCTGTTCCATCGCTGGCAAGCTGTCTGA
- the nrdR gene encoding transcriptional regulator NrdR, producing the protein MRCPFCGNVDTQVKDSRPAEDNVAIRRRRFCPACGGRFTTYERVQLRDLVVVKTNGRREDFDRDKMARSIRIAMQKRPVEPERIEQMISGIVRRLESTGETDIPSKMIGEIVMEALSRIDNVAYVRFASVYKNFQDADDFDKFVSELRPGSID; encoded by the coding sequence ATGCGCTGCCCGTTTTGCGGAAATGTCGATACGCAAGTCAAGGATTCACGTCCCGCCGAGGATAATGTTGCCATTCGCCGCCGAAGGTTCTGTCCGGCCTGCGGGGGGCGCTTTACCACCTATGAGCGCGTGCAGTTGCGGGATCTGGTCGTCGTCAAGACCAATGGCCGACGCGAGGATTTCGACAGGGACAAGATGGCCCGTTCGATCCGCATTGCCATGCAGAAGCGCCCGGTCGAACCCGAACGTATTGAACAGATGATATCGGGTATCGTCCGACGTCTGGAAAGCACGGGTGAAACCGATATTCCCTCGAAGATGATTGGCGAGATCGTCATGGAAGCCCTGTCGCGCATCGACAATGTTGCTTATGTGCGCTTTGCCAGCGTTTACAAGAACTTTCAGGATGCGGATGATTTCGACAAATTCGTCTCTGAATTGCGACCCGGGTCCATCGATTGA
- a CDS encoding secondary thiamine-phosphate synthase enzyme YjbQ: MIATFTVRTNGPACHEITGKIAEWLAAEDASDGVLTLMVRHTSCSLLIQENADPDVQVDLLNWLQRLAPPADHLSMRWITHRYEGPDDMPAHLKAAVLPVSLGIPVASGRMMLGRWQGIYLVEHRATPHDREVAACFQRA, encoded by the coding sequence ATGATTGCGACCTTCACTGTCCGCACGAACGGCCCAGCTTGCCATGAAATTACCGGCAAGATCGCGGAATGGTTGGCTGCGGAAGATGCCTCGGACGGGGTTTTGACGCTGATGGTGCGCCATACGTCATGCTCGCTGTTGATCCAGGAAAACGCTGATCCCGATGTCCAGGTAGATCTGCTCAACTGGCTGCAGCGTCTGGCCCCTCCGGCAGATCATTTGTCGATGCGATGGATCACGCATCGTTACGAAGGACCGGATGACATGCCGGCCCATCTCAAGGCCGCAGTGCTTCCGGTCAGCCTGGGCATTCCGGTGGCCTCGGGGCGAATGATGCTGGGACGCTGGCAGGGAATTTACCTTGTCGAGCATCGCGCAACGCCGCATGACCGGGAAGTTGCGGCCTGTTTTCAGAGGGCGTGA
- the rmuC gene encoding DNA recombination protein RmuC, with protein sequence MQFSGAELSGWLSDVTLLQCTILALATLSIGLWFAKRRWQRLAAESLENLSDLQKRLHDLDLQSGRQEIRLETAQIRQAELLEEKDGLADALHQARQQLAELQTELAESELTAAKDREVAEREIETLKALREDMRSQFKALAHETLQVQRRDMQMAQGEQLQALLTPFRDQVNRFQTELQARNKVLDEESARLREQILTLHQRSEAISQEAVNLTRALKGQKQMQGAWGEMVLERILEDSGLEAGIHYETQSSWRDENGKMWRPDVIVRMPRKKIMVIDSKVSLNDYEISVNNEEPALAAAALRRHVAALRSHITTLAEKGYHRMDDNSVDYVLMFIPIEGAFSDALRHDPTLASFALERGIGLTTPTTLMLTLRTVEHIWAVDRRESNASEIARRAGALYDKVAGFVDSMEGVGRALDQAGRAHAQAMDRLSRGSGNVIRQVEMLRELGARTQKQIGLDHDRSDGPESLPPQEAAE encoded by the coding sequence ATGCAGTTTTCAGGCGCAGAGCTTTCGGGCTGGTTAAGCGATGTCACGCTATTGCAATGCACGATCCTTGCACTGGCGACGCTTTCGATCGGCCTCTGGTTCGCCAAGAGGCGCTGGCAGCGTCTGGCGGCGGAAAGTCTTGAAAATCTCTCGGACTTGCAGAAACGGTTACATGATCTGGATCTGCAGTCGGGACGGCAGGAGATCAGGCTGGAAACCGCCCAGATTCGACAGGCCGAACTGCTGGAAGAAAAGGACGGTCTGGCTGACGCCCTGCATCAGGCGCGCCAGCAACTGGCCGAACTGCAAACGGAACTGGCCGAATCCGAGCTGACCGCCGCCAAGGATCGCGAGGTCGCCGAGCGCGAGATCGAAACTCTGAAGGCGCTGCGCGAGGACATGCGCAGTCAGTTCAAGGCGCTTGCCCATGAAACCCTGCAGGTGCAGCGACGCGACATGCAGATGGCGCAGGGTGAACAGCTTCAGGCGCTGCTGACGCCTTTTCGTGATCAGGTCAACCGCTTCCAGACGGAATTACAGGCCAGAAACAAGGTCCTGGACGAAGAATCTGCAAGATTGCGCGAACAGATTCTGACCTTGCATCAACGCTCGGAGGCGATTTCGCAAGAGGCGGTCAATCTGACCCGCGCCCTGAAGGGGCAAAAGCAGATGCAGGGTGCCTGGGGTGAGATGGTTCTTGAGAGGATACTTGAAGATTCCGGTTTAGAAGCTGGGATTCATTACGAAACGCAGTCTTCCTGGCGCGATGAGAATGGGAAGATGTGGCGCCCGGATGTCATCGTCAGAATGCCGCGCAAGAAAATCATGGTGATCGACAGCAAGGTTTCGCTGAACGATTACGAAATTTCGGTCAACAATGAGGAACCCGCATTGGCTGCGGCGGCGCTGCGGCGTCACGTGGCGGCGCTGCGGTCGCATATCACGACGCTGGCAGAGAAGGGCTATCATCGCATGGACGACAATTCGGTCGACTATGTGCTGATGTTCATTCCCATCGAGGGCGCATTTTCGGATGCGCTGCGTCACGATCCGACACTGGCAAGTTTTGCACTGGAACGCGGGATCGGGCTGACGACCCCGACGACCCTGATGCTGACTCTGCGCACGGTGGAACATATCTGGGCGGTGGACCGCCGTGAAAGCAATGCATCCGAGATCGCGCGACGCGCCGGCGCTCTTTACGACAAGGTAGCCGGTTTCGTCGACTCGATGGAGGGTGTCGGCCGCGCATTGGATCAGGCGGGGCGCGCCCATGCGCAGGCCATGGACCGTCTCAGCCGAGGCAGCGGCAATGTCATCCGTCAGGTCGAAATGCTGCGCGAACTTGGCGCGCGCACCCAGAAGCAGATCGGTCTGGATCACGACAGGTCTGACGGCCCGGAAAGCCTGCCGCCACAGGAGGCTGCGGAATGA
- a CDS encoding LLM class flavin-dependent oxidoreductase, giving the protein MPYSLLDLAPVPEGAETADAIRNTLDLAAHAEDWGYHRYWMAEHHNMPGIASSATAVLIGLVAQATRRMRIGAGGIMLPNHAPLTVAEAFGTLATVFPDRIDLGLGRAPGGDGAVIKALRRDPMADSFPQDVVDLLEYFGPEQENATVRAIPGEGTHVPIWILGSSLYGAQLAAHLGLPYSFASHFAPTDLEQALEIYRRKFRPSPWCQAPRVMMAINVFAADDAEEAAYLRTTMQLAFARLRTGMPGKLPRPTRDLDGEIGIPMRKAVDQSLRISAVGNPEAVKEQLRGLIAEHHPDEVILTGQIHDHTARLRSFEIAAQVMQEL; this is encoded by the coding sequence ATCCCATATTCATTGCTGGATCTTGCCCCTGTTCCTGAAGGTGCCGAGACCGCTGACGCCATTCGCAATACACTTGATCTGGCCGCTCACGCCGAGGATTGGGGCTATCACCGCTACTGGATGGCCGAGCATCACAACATGCCCGGCATCGCCAGTTCGGCGACGGCCGTCCTGATCGGTCTGGTCGCCCAGGCGACCCGACGCATGCGCATCGGGGCGGGCGGAATCATGCTGCCCAATCACGCCCCCCTGACCGTGGCCGAGGCATTTGGCACGCTCGCCACCGTTTTCCCCGACCGGATCGATCTGGGTTTGGGGCGGGCGCCGGGTGGCGACGGAGCCGTGATCAAGGCTCTGCGGCGTGATCCCATGGCCGACAGCTTTCCGCAGGATGTTGTCGATCTGCTGGAATATTTCGGCCCCGAACAGGAAAACGCGACAGTTCGCGCGATTCCTGGGGAGGGCACGCATGTACCAATCTGGATTCTTGGAAGCAGCCTATACGGCGCACAACTCGCCGCGCATCTGGGGCTGCCCTATTCCTTTGCCAGCCATTTCGCCCCCACCGATCTGGAACAGGCGCTGGAGATCTATCGCCGCAAGTTCCGCCCCTCGCCCTGGTGTCAGGCGCCTCGCGTGATGATGGCAATCAATGTCTTTGCGGCCGATGATGCCGAGGAGGCGGCCTATCTGCGGACGACCATGCAGTTGGCCTTTGCGCGACTGCGAACCGGCATGCCGGGCAAATTGCCTCGTCCGACGCGCGATCTGGATGGTGAGATCGGCATCCCCATGCGCAAGGCGGTAGACCAGTCGCTGCGCATCAGCGCTGTCGGCAATCCAGAGGCCGTCAAGGAACAGTTGCGTGGGTTGATTGCCGAACATCACCCTGACGAGGTCATCCTGACCGGACAGATTCATGATCACACGGCGCGATTGCGCAGTTTCGAAATCGCGGCGCAGGTAATGCAGGAATTGTAG
- a CDS encoding GNAT family N-acetyltransferase, giving the protein MREGTRLDDLKLADAEALNQPVIETDRFVLRPLRPSDAGMIAHYTSDRRVAEGTRAIPHPLPPGAAEDFVARALSVGRSEDVWAIDGSANRLAELLGVVSLTRMDDDQSELGFWVGAGFWNTGFATEAVEALVRANPHKARTLFAEAFQDNPGSARVLTNCGFVYLGDAESWSVARNARVPTWTYLRKMG; this is encoded by the coding sequence ATGCGGGAGGGAACGCGATTGGACGACCTCAAACTTGCCGATGCCGAGGCGCTGAATCAGCCCGTCATCGAAACTGATCGCTTTGTCCTGCGCCCGCTGCGCCCTTCAGACGCGGGCATGATTGCCCATTACACCTCTGATCGTCGTGTGGCCGAAGGTACACGCGCCATACCGCATCCCTTGCCACCGGGCGCTGCCGAGGATTTCGTCGCGCGCGCACTCTCGGTCGGACGAAGCGAGGATGTCTGGGCCATTGACGGTTCAGCCAATCGCCTTGCCGAACTTCTGGGGGTCGTGTCCCTGACGCGAATGGATGATGACCAATCGGAACTGGGGTTCTGGGTCGGTGCCGGCTTCTGGAATACCGGCTTTGCCACCGAAGCTGTCGAGGCTTTGGTCAGGGCCAACCCGCACAAGGCCCGCACTCTGTTTGCCGAGGCGTTCCAGGACAATCCCGGTTCGGCGCGCGTACTGACCAATTGCGGTTTCGTCTATCTGGGCGATGCCGAAAGCTGGTCTGTCGCCCGAAATGCACGGGTGCCCACATGGACCTATCTGCGGAAGATGGGCTGA
- the rpmA gene encoding 50S ribosomal protein L27, which translates to MAHKKAGGSSRNGRDSAGRRLGVKLYGGQAASAGNIIVRQRGTKWWAGDNVGMGKDHTLFALTDGHVAFKKGLKGRTFISVIPASLEAAE; encoded by the coding sequence ATGGCACATAAGAAAGCAGGCGGTTCGTCCCGCAACGGTCGCGACTCAGCCGGACGCCGCCTTGGCGTCAAGCTGTATGGCGGCCAGGCAGCAAGCGCTGGCAACATCATCGTGCGTCAACGCGGCACCAAATGGTGGGCAGGCGACAATGTCGGCATGGGCAAGGATCACACCCTGTTCGCGCTGACCGATGGTCACGTGGCCTTCAAGAAGGGCCTGAAGGGTCGCACCTTCATTTCGGTGATTCCCGCCAGCCTCGAGGCTGCCGAGTAA
- the rplU gene encoding 50S ribosomal protein L21: MFAVLKTGGKQYKVQAGDVLRVEKLDAAAGDKVQFNDILMVGSTLGAPLVDGACVQAEVIDQIKADKVITYVKRRRKHSSQRTRGHRQQLTLVRVTDVLEKGAAKTGVKAAVGARSKNAADAAVEA; this comes from the coding sequence ATGTTCGCAGTTCTGAAGACTGGCGGCAAGCAGTACAAGGTTCAGGCAGGAGACGTGTTGCGCGTCGAAAAGCTTGACGCTGCTGCCGGTGACAAAGTGCAGTTCAACGATATTCTGATGGTGGGCTCGACTCTGGGCGCGCCTCTGGTGGACGGAGCCTGTGTTCAGGCCGAGGTCATCGACCAGATCAAGGCCGACAAGGTCATCACCTATGTCAAGCGCCGCCGGAAGCACAGCTCGCAGCGGACCCGTGGTCACCGTCAACAGCTGACGCTGGTCCGTGTGACCGACGTGCTGGAAAAAGGCGCTGCAAAGACCGGCGTGAAAGCCGCTGTCGGTGCACGCAGCAAGAATGCGGCAGATGCCGCCGTCGAAGCGTAA
- a CDS encoding ABC-F family ATP-binding cassette domain-containing protein encodes MARAPLLQLTDISLTYGGDPVFDDLSLTVQQGDRVALVGRNGSGKSTLMKVMAGLVEADRGEVVLNAGAHTGYMEQDPDLSGYETLGEFAAAGLDDAEGYRVEMAAEGLKFDPKRPVATASGGERRRAALARLLAQTPELMLLDEPTNHLDIEAIGWLEDYLGQTRAAYVIISHDRAFLRRLTRATLWIDRGVVRRQEKGFEAFEDWREATWAAEDDARHKLDRKIKAEARWAVEGISARRKRNQGRVRALAALRQERSSQIRRQGTAALALEAGSQSGKRVIEAKGISKAFGDRVILKPFDLRIQRGDRVAFVGPNGAGKTTLIKMLIGEVEPDEGTITRGTNLEIAVFDQARAKLNPDQSLWESLTGDPDMSVSGRADQVMVRGQPRHVVGYLKDFLFDEAQMRAPVRSLSGGEKARLLLARLMARQSNLLVMDEPTNDLDVETLDLLQDLLGDYNGTVLLVSHDRDFIDRVADTTIAMEGDGRAIAYAGGWTDYRSQRRADREDAGQASATTARKAEPVAAVRNKPAKSGLSFTEKHRLEELPAVIERLEAEIAKLAEFLADPELYRTAPKKFEKATEAMAERQAALEAAEEEWLLLEEKSGG; translated from the coding sequence ATGGCAAGAGCACCCCTTTTACAACTGACCGACATTTCGCTGACCTATGGTGGCGATCCCGTATTTGACGACCTGTCCCTGACCGTCCAGCAGGGCGACCGGGTGGCGCTGGTCGGACGCAACGGCTCTGGCAAATCCACCCTGATGAAGGTCATGGCCGGATTGGTCGAGGCCGATCGCGGAGAGGTTGTCCTGAACGCGGGGGCGCATACCGGCTATATGGAGCAGGACCCCGATCTGTCCGGTTATGAAACGCTTGGCGAATTTGCCGCGGCCGGACTGGATGATGCCGAGGGCTACCGGGTCGAGATGGCTGCCGAAGGGCTGAAGTTCGATCCCAAGCGCCCCGTTGCCACCGCGTCCGGGGGCGAACGTCGCCGCGCTGCTCTCGCGCGCTTGCTGGCGCAGACCCCGGAACTGATGTTGCTGGACGAGCCGACCAACCATCTGGACATCGAGGCGATCGGCTGGCTGGAGGACTATCTCGGCCAGACCCGTGCGGCCTATGTCATCATCAGCCATGACCGCGCCTTCCTGCGTCGGCTGACGCGAGCGACGCTGTGGATCGACCGTGGCGTGGTTCGTCGGCAGGAAAAGGGCTTCGAGGCTTTCGAGGACTGGCGCGAAGCGACCTGGGCCGCCGAGGATGATGCAAGACACAAGCTGGACCGCAAGATCAAGGCCGAAGCGCGTTGGGCCGTCGAGGGAATCAGCGCAAGGCGCAAACGCAATCAGGGCCGTGTTCGCGCGCTGGCCGCGCTGCGTCAGGAACGCTCGTCACAGATCAGGCGTCAGGGAACCGCGGCGCTTGCGCTTGAAGCCGGTTCGCAATCGGGCAAACGGGTCATCGAGGCAAAGGGAATCTCGAAGGCTTTTGGCGATCGGGTGATCCTGAAGCCCTTTGACTTGCGTATTCAACGCGGGGACCGCGTGGCCTTTGTGGGCCCGAATGGCGCTGGCAAGACGACGCTGATCAAGATGCTGATCGGCGAAGTCGAACCCGATGAAGGCACGATCACGCGCGGCACCAATCTGGAGATCGCGGTCTTCGATCAGGCGCGTGCCAAGCTGAATCCTGATCAGAGCCTGTGGGAATCCTTGACCGGTGATCCTGATATGAGCGTCTCTGGCAGGGCGGATCAGGTGATGGTTCGCGGACAGCCCCGGCATGTTGTCGGCTATCTCAAGGATTTCCTCTTTGACGAGGCGCAGATGCGCGCCCCTGTGCGGAGCCTGTCGGGCGGGGAGAAGGCGCGACTGCTGCTGGCCCGGTTGATGGCGCGACAATCCAACCTGCTGGTAATGGACGAACCGACCAATGATCTGGACGTCGAAACACTGGATCTGTTGCAGGATTTGCTGGGCGATTATAACGGCACGGTGCTTCTGGTCAGTCATGACCGGGACTTTATTGATCGCGTCGCAGATACCACGATTGCCATGGAGGGGGACGGCCGCGCGATCGCCTATGCAGGCGGCTGGACCGATTATCGCAGCCAGCGGCGAGCGGACCGTGAAGATGCCGGCCAGGCATCGGCAACGACGGCGAGAAAGGCAGAACCTGTCGCGGCCGTCCGCAACAAGCCCGCAAAATCCGGATTGAGCTTCACGGAAAAGCACCGACTTGAGGAACTGCCCGCGGTGATTGAACGGCTTGAGGCCGAAATTGCCAAGCTGGCCGAATTTCTGGCCGATCCCGAACTTTACCGGACTGCGCCGAAGAAGTTCGAGAAGGCGACCGAGGCGATGGCCGAACGTCAGGCCGCGCTGGAAGCCGCCGAAGAGGAATGGCTGCTGCTCGAGGAAAAGAGCGGCGGCTGA